One region of Bacillus pumilus genomic DNA includes:
- the purS gene encoding phosphoribosylformylglycinamidine synthase subunit PurS, whose translation MYKVKIFVSLKESVLDPQGSAVQHALHSMSYQEVKDVRIGKYMELVIEKSDRDLDTVVKEMCEKLLANTVIEDYRYEVEEVVAQ comes from the coding sequence ATGTATAAAGTGAAAATTTTTGTCAGCTTAAAAGAGAGCGTTCTTGATCCACAAGGAAGTGCCGTGCAGCACGCCTTGCACAGCATGTCTTATCAGGAAGTAAAGGATGTCCGTATCGGGAAATACATGGAGCTTGTCATTGAAAAATCAGATCGTGATTTAGACACAGTCGTCAAAGAAATGTGTGAAAAATTACTGGCCAACACGGTGATTGAAGATTACCGCTATGAGGTGGAGGAGGTTGTCGCACAGTGA
- the purQ gene encoding phosphoribosylformylglycinamidine synthase subunit PurQ produces the protein MKFAVIVLPGSNCDIDMYHAIQDELGEQVEYVWHDETNLDRFDGVLIPGGFSYGDYLRCGAIARFSNIMPAVKKAAADGKPVLGVCNGFQILQELGILPGAMRRNKDLKFICRPVELIVENNETQFTSGYQKGESISVPVAHGEGNFYCDEDTLAKLIENNQIAFTYGDDINGSVNRIAGITNEEGNVLGMMPHPERAVDTLLGSADGLKLFQSIVKNWRDTHVTTA, from the coding sequence GTGAAGTTTGCAGTGATCGTCTTGCCTGGCTCTAACTGTGATATCGATATGTACCATGCGATTCAAGATGAGTTAGGTGAACAAGTTGAATATGTATGGCACGACGAAACAAATCTTGACCGATTTGACGGTGTACTCATACCAGGCGGTTTCTCTTATGGGGATTACTTAAGATGCGGTGCGATTGCTCGCTTTTCAAACATCATGCCGGCGGTGAAAAAAGCAGCTGCGGATGGAAAACCTGTTCTCGGTGTTTGTAACGGGTTTCAAATTCTTCAGGAGCTTGGTATTCTTCCAGGTGCGATGAGACGAAATAAAGACTTAAAATTTATCTGTCGTCCAGTTGAACTCATTGTAGAGAACAACGAAACGCAATTTACAAGCGGCTATCAAAAAGGCGAATCCATTTCGGTTCCTGTAGCGCACGGTGAAGGCAACTTCTACTGTGATGAAGACACTTTAGCGAAGCTGATTGAAAATAACCAAATCGCTTTCACTTACGGAGACGATATTAACGGCAGTGTCAATCGAATTGCAGGTATAACGAATGAAGAGGGCAATGTACTCGGCATGATGCCGCACCCTGAGCGCGCGGTTGATACATTACTAGGCAGCGCAGACGGACTTAAATTGTTTCAATCTATCGTGAAAAATTGGAGGGACACTCATGTCACTACTGCTTGA
- the purL gene encoding phosphoribosylformylglycinamidine synthase subunit PurL: protein MSLLLEPSHKQIKEEKLYQQMGLSDEEFALIESIIGRLPNYTEIGIFSVMWSEHCSYKNSKPVLSKFPTKGEHVLQGPGEGAGIVDIGDNQAVVFKIESHNHPSAIEPYQGAATGVGGIIRDVFSMGARPIAVLNSLRFGELTSPRVKYLFEEVVAGIAGYGNCIGIPTVGGEVHFDQSYEGNPLVNAMCVGLINHEDIKKGQAKGVGNTVMYVGAKTGRDGIHGATFASEEFSDESEEKRSAVQVGDPFMEKLLLEACLEVIKNDALVGIQDMGAAGLTSSSAEMASKAGSGIEMNLDLIPQRETGMSAYEMMLSESQERMLLVIEKGREQEIIDIFEKYDLEAVSVGHVTDDKMLRLLHQGEMVCELPVDALAEEAPVYHKPSSEPAYYREFLETKVEAPAIKDAAETLKQLLQQPTIASKEWVYDQYDYMVRTNTVVAPGSDAGVLRIRGTKKALAMTTDCNARYLYLDPEVGGKIAVAEAARNIVCSGARPLAVTDNLNFGNPEKPEIFWQIEKSADGISEACRTLSTPVIGGNVSLYNESNGTAIYPTPVIGMVGLVEDTAHITTQSFQQAGDVIFVIGETKEEFAGSELQKMTEGRIYGKTPEIDLNVELSRQEALLAAIQNGLVQSAHDVSEGGLGVALAESTFGTDGLGADIQIDLNSEASLFSETQSRFVVTVKLEHREAFAAAVKDAKEVGTVTNDGVFTVKNQEGQQWIHAAVNELERAWKGAIPCLLKSEA from the coding sequence ATGTCACTACTGCTTGAACCAAGTCACAAGCAAATTAAAGAAGAGAAATTGTATCAGCAAATGGGATTGAGTGATGAAGAATTCGCTTTAATCGAATCCATTATTGGCAGGCTGCCAAACTACACAGAAATAGGCATTTTTTCTGTCATGTGGTCAGAGCATTGCAGTTATAAAAACTCAAAGCCTGTTTTAAGCAAATTCCCGACAAAAGGAGAGCATGTTCTTCAAGGTCCTGGGGAAGGCGCTGGAATCGTTGATATTGGAGACAACCAAGCGGTTGTATTTAAAATCGAATCACATAACCATCCATCTGCGATTGAACCGTATCAAGGAGCAGCTACTGGTGTCGGCGGAATTATCCGTGATGTATTCTCCATGGGTGCGCGTCCAATTGCTGTACTAAACTCTCTTCGTTTTGGTGAACTGACTTCACCGCGCGTGAAGTACTTGTTTGAAGAAGTAGTGGCAGGGATCGCAGGCTATGGAAACTGTATCGGAATTCCTACAGTCGGCGGAGAAGTTCATTTTGATCAAAGCTATGAAGGCAATCCGCTCGTGAATGCGATGTGTGTTGGATTAATCAACCATGAAGACATCAAAAAAGGGCAGGCAAAAGGTGTTGGCAACACGGTGATGTACGTTGGTGCTAAAACGGGACGTGACGGTATTCACGGTGCAACATTTGCGTCTGAAGAATTTTCTGATGAATCAGAAGAAAAACGTTCAGCGGTTCAAGTCGGTGATCCATTCATGGAAAAACTGCTGCTTGAAGCATGCCTTGAAGTCATCAAAAACGATGCGCTCGTTGGGATTCAAGATATGGGAGCGGCTGGTTTAACAAGCTCAAGTGCGGAAATGGCGAGTAAAGCAGGTTCTGGTATTGAGATGAATCTAGACCTCATTCCGCAGCGTGAAACAGGCATGTCCGCATACGAAATGATGCTGTCTGAATCGCAAGAGAGAATGCTTCTGGTCATTGAAAAAGGCCGTGAGCAAGAAATCATTGATATTTTCGAAAAATACGATCTTGAAGCAGTATCAGTCGGTCATGTGACAGACGATAAAATGCTTCGTTTACTCCATCAAGGCGAAATGGTTTGTGAGCTTCCTGTTGATGCACTAGCGGAGGAAGCACCGGTTTATCACAAGCCGTCAAGTGAGCCTGCATACTATCGTGAGTTTTTAGAAACAAAAGTGGAAGCTCCAGCGATCAAAGATGCAGCAGAGACATTAAAGCAGCTCCTTCAGCAGCCAACGATTGCAAGTAAAGAATGGGTCTATGATCAGTATGACTACATGGTTCGGACAAATACCGTCGTTGCACCGGGCTCTGATGCGGGTGTACTAAGAATCCGTGGAACGAAAAAAGCTCTAGCGATGACAACAGATTGTAACGCACGTTATCTCTACCTTGATCCAGAGGTCGGTGGGAAAATCGCCGTCGCAGAAGCAGCACGTAACATTGTCTGCTCAGGCGCTCGTCCACTTGCAGTGACAGATAACCTGAACTTCGGTAACCCGGAGAAACCAGAAATTTTCTGGCAAATTGAAAAGTCTGCTGACGGGATTAGCGAAGCATGCCGCACGCTAAGCACACCAGTTATCGGTGGGAACGTCTCTTTATATAACGAATCAAATGGAACAGCGATTTACCCAACACCAGTCATTGGGATGGTTGGTTTGGTCGAAGATACTGCTCATATTACGACTCAATCGTTCCAGCAGGCTGGCGATGTCATTTTCGTCATTGGTGAGACGAAGGAAGAATTTGCAGGCAGTGAGCTTCAAAAGATGACAGAAGGTCGTATTTACGGAAAAACACCGGAAATTGATTTGAACGTAGAGCTTTCGCGTCAAGAAGCCCTGCTAGCCGCGATTCAAAACGGTCTCGTTCAATCAGCACACGATGTGTCTGAAGGCGGACTTGGTGTAGCACTTGCTGAAAGTACATTTGGAACTGACGGGCTTGGTGCAGATATCCAAATCGATTTAAACAGCGAAGCTTCATTATTCAGTGAAACACAGTCACGTTTTGTCGTCACAGTCAAACTGGAGCACCGCGAAGCGTTTGCTGCGGCTGTCAAAGATGCGAAAGAAGTCGGAACGGTTACAAATGATGGTGTGTTTACTGTCAAAAATCAAGAAGGACAACAATGGATTCATGCAGCGGTCAACGAGCTTGAACGTGCATGGAAAGGAGCGATCCCATGCTTGCTGAAATCAGAGGCTTAA
- the purF gene encoding amidophosphoribosyltransferase, with the protein MLAEIRGLNEECGVFGVWGHEEAPQITYYGLHSLQHRGQEGAGIIATDGENLTSHKGLGLITEVFQNGELKDLKGKGAIGHVRYATAGGGGFENVQPLFFRSQNNGSLALAHNGNLVNATQLKQQLENQGSIFQTSSDTEVLAHLIKRSGHMELKEQIKNALSMLKGAYAFLIMTETEMIVALDPNGLRPLSLGMLGDAYVVASETCAFDVVGATYLRDVEPGEMLIINDEGLKSERFSMNINRSMCSMEYIYFSRPDSNINGINVHSARKSLGKKLAEEAHVEADVVTGVPDSSISAAIGYAEATGIPYELGLIKNRYVGRTFIQPSQALREQGVRMKLSAVRGVVEGKRVVMVDDSIVRGTTSRRIVTMLREAGATEVHVRISSPPIAHPCFYGIDTSTHEELIASSHSVEEIRQEIGADTIAFLSVDGLMDGIGRKYDDPQRGQCLACFTGKYPTEIYEDTVLPHVKETVLTK; encoded by the coding sequence ATGCTTGCTGAAATCAGAGGCTTAAATGAAGAGTGTGGTGTCTTTGGGGTTTGGGGACACGAAGAAGCCCCGCAAATCACATATTACGGATTGCATAGCCTTCAGCACCGAGGACAAGAAGGTGCGGGAATCATTGCAACAGATGGTGAGAACCTCACATCACACAAAGGCCTTGGACTGATTACGGAAGTCTTTCAAAACGGTGAGCTAAAGGATTTGAAAGGAAAAGGTGCGATCGGACACGTTCGATATGCGACAGCAGGCGGAGGCGGCTTTGAAAATGTGCAGCCCCTCTTCTTCCGTTCGCAAAACAATGGCAGTCTTGCCCTTGCTCATAATGGAAACTTAGTGAATGCAACGCAGTTAAAGCAGCAGCTAGAGAACCAAGGGAGCATTTTCCAGACCTCTTCTGATACCGAAGTGCTGGCACATTTAATTAAGCGCAGCGGGCATATGGAATTGAAGGAACAGATCAAAAATGCGCTGTCCATGCTTAAGGGAGCCTATGCTTTCTTAATCATGACGGAAACAGAAATGATCGTGGCGCTTGATCCAAATGGCTTACGCCCGCTTTCACTTGGTATGCTTGGGGATGCTTATGTTGTCGCTTCTGAAACATGTGCATTTGATGTTGTCGGTGCCACGTATTTACGTGATGTGGAGCCTGGCGAAATGCTGATCATTAATGATGAAGGCTTAAAATCTGAGCGCTTCTCGATGAATATTAACCGCAGCATGTGCAGCATGGAATACATTTATTTCTCAAGACCTGACAGCAATATCAACGGCATCAATGTGCATAGTGCGAGAAAGAGTCTTGGCAAAAAGCTTGCTGAGGAAGCGCATGTCGAAGCAGATGTTGTGACAGGTGTACCAGATTCCAGTATTTCTGCAGCGATTGGATATGCCGAAGCAACAGGTATTCCGTATGAGCTCGGTTTGATTAAAAACCGTTATGTTGGCCGGACGTTTATCCAGCCGTCTCAAGCATTGCGTGAGCAGGGCGTACGGATGAAGCTGTCTGCTGTACGCGGAGTTGTCGAAGGAAAGCGTGTTGTGATGGTGGATGATTCCATCGTACGCGGGACAACGAGCCGCAGAATTGTCACGATGCTAAGAGAAGCGGGTGCGACGGAAGTCCATGTACGCATTAGTTCACCGCCAATCGCACACCCATGTTTTTATGGAATTGATACATCCACACACGAAGAGCTGATTGCTTCTTCTCATTCAGTGGAAGAAATTAGACAGGAAATCGGTGCGGACACCATTGCATTTTTATCTGTAGACGGTTTAATGGACGGGATTGGCAGGAAGTATGATGATCCGCAGCGCGGTCAGTGTTTAGCATGCTTTACTGGGAAATACCCGACTGAAATATATGAAGATACGGTTCTTCCGCATGTGAAGGAAACGGTCTTGACGAAATAA
- the purM gene encoding phosphoribosylformylglycinamidine cyclo-ligase — translation MSEAYKNAGVDIEAGYEAVKRMKTHVERTKRAGVMGALGGFGGMFDLSELPYKKPVLVSGTDGVGTKLKLAFLMDKHDTIGVDAVAMCVNDVLAQGAEPLFFLDYLAVGKADPVKIESIVKGVADGCEQSGSALVGGETAEMPGLYTEEEYDIAGFSVGVVEKDEIVTGEGIKEGHLLIGLSSSGIHSNGYSLVRKVLLEDAGLDLHQTYEPFTRPLGEELLEPTKIYVKPVLKQVKAGKVDGMAHVTGGGFIENLPRMLPEGLGVEVDNGSWPVPPIFSFIQEKGQLKAEEMFNVFNMGIGFVLAVKEDDLVDVISGLEQDGEKAFLIGRVQKGEGVTFGGGSLS, via the coding sequence ATGTCAGAAGCATATAAAAACGCCGGTGTCGACATCGAAGCAGGGTACGAAGCCGTCAAACGAATGAAAACACACGTAGAACGTACAAAACGAGCAGGTGTCATGGGCGCTCTAGGTGGATTTGGCGGTATGTTTGATCTATCTGAGCTGCCATACAAAAAGCCCGTTCTTGTTTCAGGAACAGATGGTGTCGGAACGAAATTAAAGCTTGCCTTTTTAATGGATAAACACGATACGATCGGCGTCGATGCCGTGGCCATGTGTGTCAACGATGTGCTTGCACAAGGGGCAGAACCGCTCTTTTTCTTAGATTACTTAGCCGTTGGAAAAGCAGATCCGGTAAAAATTGAATCCATTGTCAAAGGTGTGGCTGACGGATGTGAGCAGTCTGGTTCAGCACTTGTCGGCGGTGAGACAGCCGAAATGCCAGGTCTTTACACAGAAGAAGAATATGATATTGCTGGTTTTTCAGTAGGTGTAGTTGAAAAGGATGAAATCGTAACGGGAGAGGGCATCAAGGAAGGGCATTTGCTTATTGGACTCAGCTCAAGCGGAATTCATAGCAATGGATACTCTCTCGTTCGTAAAGTCTTGCTGGAAGACGCTGGTCTTGACCTGCATCAAACGTATGAACCTTTTACAAGACCGCTCGGAGAAGAGCTTCTTGAACCGACAAAAATTTATGTGAAGCCCGTACTCAAACAAGTGAAAGCCGGCAAGGTTGACGGCATGGCACATGTGACAGGCGGCGGTTTTATTGAGAATTTACCACGTATGCTGCCTGAAGGTCTTGGTGTTGAGGTAGATAACGGCTCATGGCCAGTTCCCCCTATTTTCTCCTTTATTCAAGAAAAGGGTCAGTTGAAGGCAGAAGAGATGTTCAACGTGTTTAATATGGGCATTGGCTTTGTCCTAGCTGTCAAAGAGGACGATCTTGTGGATGTGATTAGCGGACTTGAACAGGATGGAGAGAAAGCATTTCTCATCGGACGTGTTCAAAAAGGAGAAGGTGTCACATTCGGCGGTGGAAGCCTCTCATGA
- the purN gene encoding phosphoribosylglycinamide formyltransferase — MKKFAIFASGSGTNFQAIIDTLKEEKWQAEAAIVICDKPSAKVLERAEKEGIPSFAFTPKAFPNKAAFEQTIIEQLRLHEVEWVFLAGYMRLIGPTLLEAYKGKIVNIHPSLLPAFPGLDAIGQAHQAGVKVAGITVHFVDEGMDTGPIIDQAAIYIEQGEELESIEKRMHELEHTLYPKVIKSLLELS, encoded by the coding sequence ATGAAGAAGTTTGCGATCTTCGCCTCTGGAAGCGGGACGAACTTTCAAGCCATTATAGATACGTTAAAAGAAGAAAAGTGGCAGGCAGAGGCCGCCATTGTGATTTGTGATAAACCGAGTGCAAAGGTGCTGGAGCGTGCTGAGAAAGAGGGCATTCCCTCCTTTGCTTTTACCCCGAAGGCTTTTCCGAATAAAGCCGCTTTTGAACAAACAATCATCGAACAACTGAGGCTTCATGAAGTAGAATGGGTTTTCCTTGCGGGGTATATGAGACTAATCGGCCCGACATTACTTGAAGCATACAAAGGGAAAATCGTGAATATCCACCCATCCTTGCTGCCAGCTTTCCCTGGTCTTGATGCCATCGGACAGGCGCATCAAGCAGGCGTCAAAGTGGCAGGCATCACCGTCCATTTTGTTGATGAAGGGATGGATACAGGTCCGATTATTGACCAAGCCGCGATCTATATTGAACAAGGCGAAGAGCTTGAATCAATTGAAAAAAGAATGCATGAACTAGAACACACACTATATCCAAAAGTGATCAAATCACTTTTAGAATTATCTTAA
- the purH gene encoding bifunctional phosphoribosylaminoimidazolecarboxamide formyltransferase/IMP cyclohydrolase, translating to MTIKRALISVSDKTNLVPFVKELTELGVEVISTGGTHKLLQENGIDVIGISEVTGFPEIMDGRLKTLHPNIHGGLLAVRENDEHMAQIEKHGIQPIDLVVVNLYPFKETISKDDVTYEEAIENIDIGGPGMLRAASKNHQDVTVIVDPRDYDTVVQQIKEGGVSLEKKRELAAKVFRHTAAYDALIADYLTNFVGETEPEQFTVTFEKKQSLRYGENPHQAATFYENALPSKGSLATATQLHGKELSYNNIKDADAALQIVREFTEPAAVAVKHMNPCGVGTGETIAEAFDRAFKADETSIFGGIVALNREVDKQTAEVLHTIFLEIVIAPSFSQEALDVLTAKKNLRLLTLDVEADLEKKEKQLTSVHGGLLVQDIDTYGLEEATISIPTKREPTEDEWKDLKLAWKVVKHVKSNAIVLAKDQMTAGIGAGQMNRVGSANIAIEQAGEKAKGSALGSDAFFPMGDTVEAAAKAGVTAIIQPGGSIRDEESIQKADEYGIAMVFTGVRHFKH from the coding sequence ATGACGATCAAACGCGCATTAATCAGTGTTTCTGATAAAACGAATCTTGTACCTTTTGTGAAAGAATTAACAGAACTTGGTGTTGAAGTCATTTCAACTGGAGGTACTCATAAGCTTCTTCAAGAGAATGGCATTGATGTCATTGGGATTTCTGAAGTCACTGGATTCCCTGAAATCATGGACGGACGACTCAAAACGCTTCACCCGAACATTCATGGTGGATTATTGGCTGTGAGAGAAAACGATGAGCATATGGCACAGATTGAAAAGCATGGCATTCAGCCGATTGATCTTGTTGTCGTGAATCTCTATCCATTCAAAGAGACGATCTCAAAAGACGATGTAACGTATGAAGAAGCAATTGAAAACATTGATATTGGCGGACCGGGAATGCTTCGTGCGGCATCGAAAAACCACCAAGACGTCACAGTGATTGTCGATCCTCGTGATTATGATACAGTCGTTCAGCAAATCAAAGAAGGCGGCGTGTCACTTGAGAAAAAACGTGAGCTTGCGGCGAAGGTATTCCGTCATACAGCTGCTTACGATGCCCTCATTGCAGATTATTTAACGAACTTTGTTGGCGAAACAGAGCCAGAGCAGTTCACCGTCACGTTTGAGAAAAAACAATCCCTTCGCTATGGAGAAAACCCGCACCAAGCGGCGACTTTCTATGAAAATGCTCTTCCAAGCAAAGGCTCTTTAGCTACTGCAACGCAATTACACGGAAAAGAGCTTTCCTACAACAACATCAAAGATGCAGATGCAGCTCTTCAAATCGTGCGTGAATTTACGGAGCCAGCGGCTGTGGCTGTAAAACATATGAACCCATGCGGCGTTGGTACTGGAGAAACGATTGCAGAAGCCTTTGACCGTGCATTCAAAGCAGATGAAACGTCTATTTTTGGCGGCATTGTGGCGCTTAACCGTGAAGTAGACAAGCAAACGGCCGAGGTGCTCCATACGATTTTCTTAGAAATCGTCATCGCTCCATCGTTTAGCCAAGAAGCGCTTGACGTGTTAACAGCGAAAAAGAACCTTCGTCTATTAACATTAGATGTAGAAGCAGATCTTGAGAAAAAAGAAAAGCAGCTGACAAGTGTTCATGGCGGACTGCTCGTGCAGGATATTGATACGTATGGCTTAGAGGAAGCAACGATCTCTATTCCAACGAAAAGAGAACCTACAGAAGACGAATGGAAAGACTTAAAGCTTGCTTGGAAAGTCGTCAAGCATGTGAAATCAAATGCCATTGTCCTTGCAAAAGATCAAATGACAGCAGGGATCGGCGCTGGTCAGATGAACCGCGTGGGCTCAGCAAATATTGCGATTGAGCAAGCAGGTGAAAAAGCGAAAGGAAGCGCACTAGGCTCTGATGCATTCTTCCCGATGGGCGATACAGTGGAAGCTGCTGCAAAGGCAGGCGTCACAGCGATCATCCAGCCAGGTGGTTCCATTCGTGATGAAGAATCAATCCAAAAAGCAGATGAATACGGCATCGCCATGGTCTTCACTGGCGTTAGACATTTCAAACATTAA
- the purD gene encoding phosphoribosylamine--glycine ligase, producing the protein MNVLIIGRGGREHTIAWKVNQSELVSQVFVAPGNDGMTDAAKLVPIDEGDHEALIRFAKDNEIGLTIVGPEVPLIAGVVDAFEEAGLKVFGPNAKAAVIEGSKEFAKDLMKNYEILTAAYATFTSFEEAKAYVEEKGAPIVIKADGLAAGKGVTVAMTLEEAIDCLHDFLEDEKFGDASASVVIEEFLTGEEFSLMAFVNGEKVYPMVIAQDHKRAFEDDKGPNTGGMGAYSPVPQISDEVVQKAVEDVVKPAARAMVQEERPFTGILYAGLMLTPEGSKVIEFNARFGDPETQVVLPRLESDLVQVFLDILDGKDVDLQWKDTAAVSVVLASEGYPEDYAKGTPIGALQTTVSDVVTFHAGTKKENDQFVTNGGRVANVTAFDETFEAARSRVYEAVEEIIQPGLFYRRDIGARALKAAGKSV; encoded by the coding sequence GTGAACGTATTAATTATCGGCAGAGGCGGAAGAGAGCATACCATCGCATGGAAAGTGAACCAAAGTGAACTTGTCAGCCAAGTATTTGTCGCACCCGGCAATGATGGAATGACAGATGCTGCGAAGCTTGTACCGATCGACGAAGGTGATCATGAGGCATTAATTCGTTTTGCAAAAGACAATGAAATCGGCTTAACGATTGTCGGTCCAGAGGTTCCTTTAATTGCAGGTGTCGTCGATGCATTTGAAGAGGCAGGTCTAAAGGTATTTGGACCAAATGCAAAAGCCGCAGTCATTGAAGGCTCAAAGGAATTTGCAAAAGACTTAATGAAAAATTATGAGATCCTGACCGCCGCTTATGCCACTTTTACATCGTTTGAAGAAGCGAAGGCATATGTGGAAGAAAAGGGTGCGCCGATTGTCATTAAAGCAGATGGTCTCGCAGCAGGAAAAGGCGTGACAGTTGCGATGACACTTGAAGAGGCGATCGACTGTCTGCACGACTTTTTAGAGGATGAAAAGTTTGGCGATGCAAGTGCATCGGTCGTCATCGAGGAATTTTTAACAGGCGAGGAATTTTCACTGATGGCCTTTGTCAATGGAGAAAAGGTGTACCCAATGGTGATCGCGCAAGATCACAAACGGGCATTTGAAGATGACAAAGGACCGAATACCGGCGGAATGGGCGCTTATTCACCAGTTCCGCAAATTTCAGATGAAGTTGTCCAAAAAGCGGTGGAAGATGTCGTCAAACCGGCTGCTCGTGCCATGGTGCAGGAGGAGCGTCCGTTTACAGGCATTTTATATGCAGGCTTAATGCTAACACCAGAAGGCTCAAAGGTCATTGAATTCAATGCACGCTTTGGCGATCCCGAAACGCAGGTTGTTCTCCCTCGTCTTGAATCAGATCTAGTCCAAGTATTCCTCGATATTCTAGATGGAAAAGATGTGGACTTACAGTGGAAAGACACTGCGGCTGTCAGTGTGGTTCTTGCTTCAGAAGGATACCCGGAGGACTACGCAAAAGGCACACCGATCGGTGCTTTGCAAACAACTGTTTCTGATGTCGTGACCTTCCACGCAGGAACAAAAAAAGAAAACGATCAATTCGTCACAAATGGCGGCCGTGTAGCAAATGTGACGGCATTTGACGAGACATTTGAAGCGGCAAGATCAAGAGTGTATGAAGCGGTTGAAGAAATTATTCAGCCAGGTCTATTTTATCGCCGTGACATTGGAGCCCGTGCGCTGAAGGCTGCGGGGAAATCCGTTTAA
- the ablB gene encoding putative beta-lysine N-acetyltransferase: MVQLKKLANERFSALICIDSFNERIRLDDYSGRVRDVIQSVLQEAAACKASKVIVKVRREHVPLFLEKGFRLEGVFSHYFLGSDAYGMSLFLTEGRMNSPYWLKEDEIVASIQEKPIKKDQGTWQDEYVMRKADLKDVHKLAKLYDTVFETYPTPMNEPDYIQKVMEEGTVFYAVEHNGHIVSAASAEINAPYGHAELTDCATLPSYRKLGFMHHLILALEKELQSMHIYVFYSLARALSYGMNQVFYQLGYTYTGRFQNNCYIFDKIEDMNLWVKTPNES; the protein is encoded by the coding sequence ATGGTGCAATTGAAGAAACTTGCAAACGAGCGTTTTTCTGCCTTGATCTGTATTGATTCATTTAATGAGCGAATTCGTTTGGACGACTATAGTGGCAGGGTGCGGGATGTCATTCAGTCCGTTCTTCAGGAAGCGGCGGCCTGTAAGGCTTCTAAGGTCATTGTGAAAGTAAGACGTGAGCATGTGCCGCTTTTTTTAGAGAAAGGCTTTCGGCTTGAAGGCGTGTTTTCTCATTATTTTCTTGGAAGTGATGCGTACGGCATGTCTCTATTTCTCACTGAGGGGCGGATGAACAGTCCATATTGGCTGAAGGAAGATGAAATAGTTGCGTCTATACAAGAAAAGCCGATTAAAAAAGACCAAGGCACGTGGCAGGATGAGTATGTGATGAGGAAAGCCGATCTGAAGGATGTGCACAAGCTGGCAAAGCTCTATGATACGGTCTTTGAAACGTATCCTACGCCAATGAACGAGCCAGATTATATTCAAAAGGTAATGGAGGAAGGGACGGTCTTTTATGCTGTTGAACACAACGGACACATTGTGAGTGCAGCATCCGCTGAGATCAATGCGCCGTATGGTCATGCGGAATTAACAGATTGTGCGACCCTTCCTTCATATAGAAAACTAGGATTCATGCATCATTTAATTCTAGCACTTGAAAAAGAACTCCAGTCGATGCATATCTATGTCTTTTATTCACTTGCCCGTGCACTGTCCTATGGAATGAATCAAGTGTTTTATCAGCTTGGTTATACATATACCGGGCGCTTCCAAAACAACTGCTATATTTTTGACAAAATTGAAGATATGAATTTATGGGTCAAAACGCCAAATGAATCATGA